Proteins found in one Pontibacter sp. SGAir0037 genomic segment:
- a CDS encoding DUF2721 domain-containing protein, producing MELTLTTPGLLFPALSLLLLAYTNRFLSLASLIRGLKDRYATTHNRAVFGQIQNLRTRLVLIRNMQAFGIASLLGCVLCMFVLFAGYNTIGKYVFGCSLILLMISLALALREIQISVHALNLELNDLEEEKER from the coding sequence ATGGAATTAACCTTAACTACTCCGGGTCTTTTATTTCCTGCTCTTTCGCTCCTGCTGCTGGCCTATACCAATCGCTTTCTTTCACTGGCAAGCCTCATTCGCGGGCTCAAAGACAGGTACGCCACCACCCACAACCGCGCTGTTTTCGGGCAGATACAGAACCTGCGCACCCGCTTAGTGCTGATACGCAACATGCAGGCTTTCGGTATAGCCAGTCTGCTGGGCTGTGTACTGTGTATGTTTGTTCTTTTTGCCGGCTATAATACTATAGGCAAATACGTGTTTGGCTGCAGCCTTATCCTCCTGATGATTTCCCTGGCATTAGCGCTACGCGAAATTCAAATCTCTGTACATGCCCTGAACCTGGAACTAAACGACCTGGAGGAAGAGAAGGAAAGGTAA
- a CDS encoding CocE/NonD family hydrolase — MNRKLHLLRALLLLLMLGSSAVTTAVVAQRVNQDSLYIRQNFTKQEYQVPMRDGKKLYTIVYAPKDQSKKYPIMLNRTPYSVGPYGDAYKTSMAPSPTMLRDGYIFVYQDVRGTYMSEGDFVNMTPHLPNKKGKKDIDESTDTYDTIDWLVKNLKNSNGRVGQWGISYPGFYTAAGLMSNHPALKAASPQAPIADWFWDDFHHNGAFFLPHAFNFLASFGLPRPEPTSKRNPSFSHGTPDGYDFFLRMGSLKNANKYLNNKVAFWNEMAAHPNYDKFWQDRNLLPHLKNLKGTAVMTVGGWFDAEDLYGPLKIYQTIEKNNPKLQNMLVMGPWVHGGWARGDGSSLGAVHFGQENSPWYQQNIEAKFFAHYLKGDGKSEVKLPEAVMFETGANQWREFDVWPPKNTQDKTLFFHANGKMSFEAPKQGEAEISEFISDPAKPVPFTEATAIGMTREYMSDDQRFASRRPDVLSFQTDALTEDITLAGEILAQLKVATTGSDADWVVKLIDVYPDDAPANPHMPGKAMGGYQQMVRSELMRGRFRNSFEKPEPFTPNQVTNVDVALMDVLHTFKKGHRIMVQVQSTWFPLVDRNPQKFVDNIFEANEEDFIKATHQVYHSPAQATGLKVKTLQLAQ; from the coding sequence GTGGCCCAGCGTGTAAACCAAGACTCGCTCTACATCCGGCAGAACTTTACCAAGCAGGAGTACCAAGTACCGATGCGCGACGGCAAAAAACTGTATACCATCGTGTATGCACCCAAAGACCAAAGTAAAAAGTACCCGATCATGCTGAACCGCACGCCTTATTCTGTTGGTCCGTATGGTGATGCGTATAAAACCTCGATGGCCCCAAGCCCAACCATGTTGCGCGACGGCTATATTTTTGTGTACCAGGATGTGCGGGGTACTTATATGTCGGAAGGTGATTTTGTGAACATGACACCCCACCTGCCCAATAAGAAAGGCAAAAAAGATATAGATGAAAGCACCGATACCTACGACACCATCGACTGGCTGGTAAAGAACCTGAAAAACAGCAACGGACGTGTCGGGCAGTGGGGCATCTCTTACCCTGGTTTCTATACAGCCGCAGGCTTAATGAGCAACCACCCCGCCCTGAAAGCCGCTTCGCCACAGGCTCCTATTGCCGACTGGTTCTGGGACGACTTTCACCACAACGGTGCCTTCTTTTTGCCGCACGCCTTCAACTTCCTGGCTAGTTTTGGCCTTCCGCGCCCCGAACCTACCAGCAAGCGCAATCCGAGCTTCAGCCACGGCACGCCCGATGGCTACGATTTCTTTTTGCGCATGGGCTCTTTAAAGAATGCCAACAAGTACCTCAACAACAAAGTAGCCTTCTGGAACGAAATGGCTGCTCACCCTAACTATGATAAATTCTGGCAAGACCGCAACCTGCTACCACACCTGAAAAACCTGAAAGGCACAGCCGTGATGACGGTAGGCGGCTGGTTTGATGCAGAAGACCTGTACGGCCCGCTTAAAATTTACCAGACCATAGAAAAGAACAACCCAAAGCTGCAGAACATGTTAGTAATGGGCCCATGGGTACATGGCGGCTGGGCCAGAGGCGATGGTTCCAGTTTAGGTGCCGTGCATTTCGGGCAGGAGAACTCACCCTGGTACCAGCAGAACATCGAAGCAAAGTTCTTTGCACATTACCTGAAAGGCGACGGTAAATCAGAGGTAAAGCTTCCTGAGGCTGTTATGTTTGAAACAGGTGCAAACCAGTGGCGCGAGTTCGATGTATGGCCACCCAAAAACACCCAGGACAAAACGCTTTTCTTTCATGCCAATGGCAAAATGAGTTTTGAGGCCCCTAAACAAGGTGAAGCCGAAATAAGCGAGTTCATCAGCGACCCTGCCAAACCTGTTCCTTTTACCGAAGCTACCGCCATCGGCATGACACGCGAGTATATGTCGGACGACCAGCGCTTTGCCAGCCGCCGCCCCGATGTGCTCTCGTTCCAGACAGATGCACTGACAGAAGACATCACGCTGGCAGGAGAAATACTGGCGCAATTGAAAGTAGCTACCACAGGTAGCGATGCCGATTGGGTTGTTAAACTGATTGATGTATATCCTGATGATGCTCCGGCTAATCCGCACATGCCTGGCAAAGCAATGGGAGGCTATCAGCAGATGGTGCGTAGCGAATTAATGCGAGGGCGCTTCCGCAACAGTTTTGAAAAACCAGAGCCGTTCACGCCAAACCAGGTAACCAATGTAGACGTGGCATTGATGGATGTACTGCACACCTTTAAAAAAGGGCACCGCATTATGGTGCAGGTACAAAGCACCTGGTTCCCGCTGGTAGACCGAAACCCACAGAAGTTCGTGGACAACATTTTCGAAGCTAACGAAGAAGACTTTATCAAAGCCACGCACCAGGTATATCACTCCCCTGCACAAGCGACAGGTCTGAAGGTAAAAACCCTGCAATTGGCACAATAG